The window TCGATCTCCGAACAGGTGAACTCCACTGTGGCGTCGAGCGTCTCTGGGTCCTGCTCGCCGAGTTGGACGAGCGCGGCGATCAGGTTGCGGGCGTTCACCGCGAGTTCCGCATGATCGACTCGGCGTTGGCGGTCAGGAGACGGGCCACCGGTGGAGGATCCGGGAGCAGGTTGGTGGACATGGTGGGTGTTCCATTTCTCGCGGCAGGGGGTTGGTAGGAGGGGTTGGGGCCGTTGACGGCCACCCGTGGCCCGCTGGCGGCGGGCCGGTTGCGGTGTGGCCGTCGACGGCGCGTTGGGCAGGTGTTGGGTGGATCTGATGGCTCGGTGTCGCCGGGGCCGTCTGGCTGCTTGTGGTTCTTGATGGTCTTGGTGCGTCGCGGCCGGGGCGGTGGTGGTCAGGCGTTTTCGAGCGTGGTGATCGCGGCGGCGGAGATCTGTGCGATCGCGTCGACCGGGCTTGCCACGGTCAGGGTGGTGGTGTGGTGGAAGGTGTGGCCGGACAGGTCTGCGGGGTGGAGCCACAGCACGGTGCATCCGGTGCGGTGCAGGGTGGTGATGAGTTTCTGTCCGGCTTCGATGTCGGCGAGGTGGCCGTCGGAGACGACGGCGAGCATCCGCAGGGGGCCGCGCTGGCGTAGGTCGAGGATCTGGTCGGCGAGTTTGACCGCGTCGGCGAATGCGGTGGTGCCGCCACCGGGGCTGATGTTCAGGACCTGGGTGGGGCGTTGCCTCGGCGGCACGAGCAGGGTGGCGGTGCTACCGAAGGCGATGGTGGCGGTGGTGGCGTGGTTGCGGTGGGCGGCGGTGGACAGGATCCAGCCGGCGGAGGACAGCGGTGCGGCGTAGGAGCGCATCGAGCCGGAGGTGTCGACGAGCACCGCGATGCGCAGGGTGGGTTTGGGTGGGGGCAGGGTGGCGCGTTGCTGCCAGGGCGCGGCGGTGGGGGTGGCGCCGGCGGCGCGTTGGGCGGCGGCGGTGATGGCGTGGCGGACGCGCAGTCGGCCGGGTGGTATCGGCGAGGGTTTCGTGTCGGGTTCGGGTTGGTGGCTGCGGGCGGCGTGGAGTCGGGCGGCGAGTTGCTGGGCGGCCTGCTGTTCGTCGGCGGTCGGGTTGCGGCGCTGCCAGGTGGCGGGTGCGGTGTGCCGGCCGGCGGTCAGCTGTGCGGTGAACTCGGCGGGGCTGATGCCGGCGACGGCGGCGAGGTAGTCGGCCAGTGCCTTGGCGAGATGCCCGGGGAACCGGCCGGGGTCTGGTACCGGGATGTGGTGGTGCTGCTGTGGGTCGATGCCGAGGGCCTGGCACCATTGCCAGCCCAGGTCGATCATGGTGGTGGCGTCGTCGTCGGCGACGGTGTGGGCGGTTTTCCAGATTTCCCGTAGCCGTTTGAGTCGTTTGGTTCCGAGTACGGTGAGGACCGCTCCCCGGATGGTGCGGACGTCCTTGCTCGTGATGATGCGGGCGTCGACGCGGGCGAGGAGCAGCCCGGCGAGGTGGCCTGCGTGCCAGGGGTCGTCGACGGGTGTCTCGTCGGCGGTGATGAGGGTGTTGACGGTGTGGCGGAGCCAGCGGCGGTCGGCGCGGCGTCGGCCGCGTTGGCGGCCTTCGGCCCGGGATTCCTCGAGCAGTTCGGCGGCGGCGGCCACGATCGGCGGGGTATCTGGGGTTGTCCGGGCGGTCCAATGGCTGTGGGCGGCGTGGGCGGCCTCGTGGACGAGCAGCCCGTAGCCGGTGGGGACCAGCTTCTTGTGGGCGGCGCGGGCGGGGTTGGTGATGTCGGGGGTGTCGCCGATGTGGGTGGCGTCGACCTCGATGCGTCGCTCGGTGGGGTAGAAGCAGGCGGGGGCGCCGCCGCCGGCGCCGGGGGCGACGGTCACGGTCAGGTCGGTGCGTCCGGTCAGGACCTTGATGTGTCTGGTCCAGGCTTTGGACCAGGCGTCCCAGTCGGTGTCGACCGGGGTGGGGCTGCCGGTGGGCCGGAGGTGACCACTGGGGTGCGGCATCTTGGAGGGCTCCTTCCGTTGGTGGTTAGTGCTGTGGGCCGAGGCTGAGGGTGGTGACGGTGGTGCCGAAGTGGGTGGTCAGCGCTGTGATGACGGCGTCGCGGTCGTGGTCGGGGGCGCGGCCGGCGAGGTTGGACACCGCGGTGGCGAGGCTGAGGGTTTTGTGGAGGCGGGCGAAGCCGAGGAGTTCGCGTAGTTGTGGCGCCCAGGTGACGGTGCCGGCGGCGAGTTCGGTGTTGAGGTCGATCGCGGCGGCCACGGCGGGTGCGGCGACGCCGAGTCTGCGGGCCAGGTCCCAGTCGGTGGTGACTTCGATGTGTACCCCGAACCGGCTGGCGAGGGCTTCGGTGAGGACGGCGCCGTGGACGCCGGGGTTGTGGCCGGCGATGACGTAGAAGCCGTCGGCGGCGTCGACGCGTTCGTTGCGGTAGGCGGTGAGGTGGATGACGCGGCGGCCGTCCATCGCCGGGTAGAGCACGGACAGCACGCGGGGTGGGATGAGGGTGGCGTCGTCGACCAGCAGCGGCCGGCCTTCGCGCATCGCTTGCACGAGGGGCCCGTGGACGTACTCGTAGCCGCCGTCGGGCAGTGGGATGAAGTTGCCGACGAAGTCCTCCACGACGGTGTCGCCGGTGCCGGCGACGGTGAGCAGGTCGTCGAAGGCGGCTTCGACCATGGCGGTCTTGCCGGTGCCGGGTGGCCCGTACAGCAGCACCGGCATCTGCGCGGCCCGTAGCCGGCGCAGCACCTCGATGTCGGTCCCGCCGGCGAGCTTGCGGGGCCAGTACAGCTCTCCGTTCGGGCGGGTGACGGGCTTACGTCGGCTGGACCGGCCGGCCCGGCCACCGCCGGAGGTGCCGCGCGGTGCCGGCGGCGGAAGGGTGCCGGCGGCGGCGACGCCGGCCGGGGTGATCTGGAAGCGGTGCGGGTTGGTGTGGTGGGTGGCGTAGCCGGCGGCGGCCATCTTCTTGAGCACTTCGAACACCGCCCCGGAGGAGGGTGCGCCGATCGCCCGGGTGATCTGCCCGACCTTGAGCGGGCTGTCGGGGTTGTCGGCCAAGTACTGCGCGACGCGCGGATACAGGTGGCCCATCCGGCGACCGGGACCAGCGGCGGGTGTGGGGGTGGGGTTCGCGCCGGGGTTGGCCGGCTGCGGTGACGTCGGGTTCATCAGGGGGTGACTCCTGTCGCGACAGGGCCCGCGCACCCGTCTCCGGGTGCGCGGGCGGTGAACGAACGACCGCACGTGCGGAGACGGGGTGGCAGCGCCGAGCCCGATTGATGGCTGGGCGGTGCACACGCCGCGTTCAGGGGACAGAGGAGGTTGGTGCCCGTGCCGTTAGCGGGTGCCGTGTGTCGGCGTCTTGCGGGCGAGGCCGGCTGTGAGGGTTAGTGGTTGCGGACCAGGTGGACGAGGCGGTGCAGTCCGGTGACGATCCGGCGGTGACGGCTGCCGGCGGGCGGGTGCGTCCAGTGGTCCACGCGGGGGGTGTCCGTACCGCGTACCCGGATAACCCGGTGCAGTCCCAGGTCGGTGTCGACGGCGGCCACGACACGAATCTCGCGACGCTGGCCGGCTGGGGCCTTGGCCAGGTCGCCGTACCGGTAGCCGGGCCGGATCGGTCCTGCCCACGCCTCGAACACGAGGCCGACGCCGACGCAGGTGCGCCCGTTGGTGTGCAGCCAGCCGTCCAACCAGCGGCGGCCGGTGTGGCTGGTCAGATCGGTGGCGAGGCGGTGCAGGATGACCGGTACGGGCAGCGGCATGCCGGGGCGTCGCGGGTCGGGTGTAGTCCAGAGGCCGGGCTCGGTGATGCTGGGGTCGACCTCGATCATGGCGGCGCCGTCGGCCTGGTGGTCGAACAGGCCGAACAGGACCGGTGGCTGGTCCCAGCCGTACCGGTGCGTGGTGGCCTCGGTGTGGGCCAGGATCGTGGTGATCGCCGTGCACGTGTCTGGCCGTAGTCGCTCGATCGTGGTGGTGGTGCGGTGGATGGTCACGTGGTTGGTCCCTTCCTGTGAGACGGCGGAGTGGTCATCTGGTGTGGATGGCGTTGGTCGTGGGC is drawn from Micromonospora sp. Llam0 and contains these coding sequences:
- a CDS encoding VWA domain-containing protein, encoding MPHPSGHLRPTGSPTPVDTDWDAWSKAWTRHIKVLTGRTDLTVTVAPGAGGGAPACFYPTERRIEVDATHIGDTPDITNPARAAHKKLVPTGYGLLVHEAAHAAHSHWTARTTPDTPPIVAAAAELLEESRAEGRQRGRRRADRRWLRHTVNTLITADETPVDDPWHAGHLAGLLLARVDARIITSKDVRTIRGAVLTVLGTKRLKRLREIWKTAHTVADDDATTMIDLGWQWCQALGIDPQQHHHIPVPDPGRFPGHLAKALADYLAAVAGISPAEFTAQLTAGRHTAPATWQRRNPTADEQQAAQQLAARLHAARSHQPEPDTKPSPIPPGRLRVRHAITAAAQRAAGATPTAAPWQQRATLPPPKPTLRIAVLVDTSGSMRSYAAPLSSAGWILSTAAHRNHATTATIAFGSTATLLVPPRQRPTQVLNISPGGGTTAFADAVKLADQILDLRQRGPLRMLAVVSDGHLADIEAGQKLITTLHRTGCTVLWLHPADLSGHTFHHTTTLTVASPVDAIAQISAAAITTLENA
- a CDS encoding AAA family ATPase, which translates into the protein MNPTSPQPANPGANPTPTPAAGPGRRMGHLYPRVAQYLADNPDSPLKVGQITRAIGAPSSGAVFEVLKKMAAAGYATHHTNPHRFQITPAGVAAAGTLPPPAPRGTSGGGRAGRSSRRKPVTRPNGELYWPRKLAGGTDIEVLRRLRAAQMPVLLYGPPGTGKTAMVEAAFDDLLTVAGTGDTVVEDFVGNFIPLPDGGYEYVHGPLVQAMREGRPLLVDDATLIPPRVLSVLYPAMDGRRVIHLTAYRNERVDAADGFYVIAGHNPGVHGAVLTEALASRFGVHIEVTTDWDLARRLGVAAPAVAAAIDLNTELAAGTVTWAPQLRELLGFARLHKTLSLATAVSNLAGRAPDHDRDAVITALTTHFGTTVTTLSLGPQH